A genomic window from Chlamydia poikilotherma includes:
- a CDS encoding site-specific integrase encodes MFGNKVYRSNLSHQEFLSIKNERIWEGLRDIPLSEAVFVWLSCLNNHTARSYKGSILALEKIGLVSLKISLQEFALVNHNIILDSIKQVPMKIVPWSEGTKQVRAACYISLTKFLNRATSGLISIAQPSNQESNKTFYKIRDLVKTNAMNKVERITFLEALEKINHRDWLIAQTILQGAKRVTEALSITTDKISFENGTISFDQNKSRGVSKITIITYPQRFMKLMSDYVGNRLGLVFITKNGKSVGLKQLAGTFAKAGIKANISFKVTPHVLRATAVTEYKKMGCSDSDIMKVTGHSSSKMIYAYDKSTTSENASKKVSLI; translated from the coding sequence ATGTTTGGGAATAAAGTTTACCGAAGCAACCTATCGCATCAGGAATTTCTTTCTATTAAAAATGAACGTATTTGGGAAGGATTAAGAGATATCCCACTTTCTGAAGCTGTTTTTGTGTGGTTATCTTGCTTAAACAATCATACAGCCAGATCTTATAAAGGATCTATCCTAGCATTAGAGAAAATAGGTTTAGTTTCTCTAAAAATATCCCTACAAGAATTCGCTCTGGTGAACCACAATATTATCTTGGATTCAATAAAACAAGTTCCCATGAAAATAGTTCCTTGGTCAGAGGGAACAAAACAAGTGCGCGCAGCATGCTATATATCCCTAACAAAATTCTTAAACCGAGCAACATCTGGTTTGATTTCTATAGCTCAACCATCAAATCAAGAATCTAACAAAACGTTTTATAAAATTAGAGACCTGGTCAAAACAAATGCTATGAACAAGGTTGAAAGAATCACGTTTTTAGAGGCTTTAGAAAAAATCAATCATAGAGATTGGTTAATCGCTCAGACTATTCTCCAAGGTGCAAAGCGTGTGACAGAGGCTTTATCCATCACTACAGATAAGATTTCATTCGAAAATGGGACTATATCTTTTGATCAAAACAAAAGTAGGGGTGTGTCCAAAATAACCATCATAACCTACCCACAACGATTCATGAAATTAATGAGTGATTATGTGGGAAATAGGTTGGGATTGGTTTTTATAACTAAAAATGGGAAAAGTGTTGGATTAAAACAACTAGCAGGGACTTTCGCTAAAGCTGGAATAAAAGCAAATATATCGTTTAAAGTCACACCCCATGTTTTAAGGGCTACAGCTGTAACTGAATACAAAAAAATGGGTTGCTCAGACTCTGACATCATGAAAGTAACGGGTCATTCGTCTTCAAAGATGATATACGCCTATGATAAATCCACAACGTCTGAAAATGCATCAAAAAAAGTGTCTCTGATTTAA
- a CDS encoding virulence factor yields MVRSENQIIKSSLHLENQKFGRKPQLSEDQLELFSSVCTESKIEVIGLDLQPSHYHALAAIQKLLTATNYRGNLEGSYLSRETNTFKFEGTIPRIKFTKAEYLEAYGVKKYKTSRNKNEFGGKEALIALEALYHLGNEPYLIVATRKRWNKGEEVVDRYQTFSPILRICEGWEGLTPKENKALDEEPFLNLVSKKHKGFIIEPCPIIVDQIDSYFVLKPANMYQEIKLRFPNASKFTYTFIDWIVSTATRKKMNSSGLKEWPDKIEIGFENLSYTLRMNRYITSRNWKKIESAINRCIEIAIELKWLNKHERIQGKTISKKEVFYLNKNKFQQISTNKTIQNTTNNN; encoded by the coding sequence ATGGTGAGATCAGAAAATCAAATAATTAAAAGTTCCCTACATTTAGAGAACCAGAAGTTTGGCAGAAAACCCCAGCTATCGGAAGATCAACTTGAGTTGTTTTCTAGTGTCTGCACAGAATCCAAAATCGAAGTAATAGGATTAGATTTACAACCTTCACATTATCACGCTTTAGCTGCTATTCAAAAACTCTTAACTGCTACAAACTATAGAGGAAATTTAGAAGGATCCTATTTATCTAGAGAAACGAATACATTCAAGTTTGAAGGCACAATCCCAAGGATTAAATTTACTAAAGCAGAATATTTAGAAGCTTATGGGGTGAAAAAATACAAGACTTCGAGAAATAAGAATGAATTTGGTGGTAAAGAAGCTCTAATAGCTCTTGAAGCTTTATATCATCTAGGAAATGAACCTTATTTAATAGTTGCCACAAGAAAACGTTGGAATAAAGGAGAAGAAGTCGTTGACCGTTATCAAACATTTTCCCCCATTTTACGTATCTGTGAAGGTTGGGAGGGACTAACTCCAAAAGAAAATAAAGCCTTGGATGAAGAACCTTTTCTTAATCTGGTTTCTAAAAAACATAAAGGGTTTATCATAGAACCATGCCCTATCATTGTAGATCAAATTGATTCCTATTTTGTTTTAAAGCCCGCAAATATGTACCAGGAAATAAAACTAAGATTTCCAAACGCTTCAAAATTCACATATACATTCATAGACTGGATCGTCAGTACTGCAACAAGAAAGAAAATGAATAGCTCAGGGTTAAAAGAGTGGCCTGATAAAATAGAAATAGGTTTTGAAAACCTATCTTACACATTAAGAATGAATCGGTATATTACTTCGAGGAATTGGAAAAAGATAGAATCTGCCATCAATAGGTGTATTGAGATAGCTATAGAACTGAAGTGGTTAAATAAACATGAAAGAATTCAAGGTAAAACTATTTCTAAAAAAGAAGTGTTTTATTTAAATAAAAACAAATTTCAACAAATTTCAACAAACAAAACAATTCAAAACACAACAAACAATAATTAA
- a CDS encoding replicative DNA helicase — translation MIKQSEEEKELLDVEFFVLGQAVNYLEHAHTVVRRLSENHFKLENHKNIFLLIRDILRDRDTISISLIWEEIKRRNLDKRMDVSYLIHMSQNADIPIDLDHHIDFLHEKHVNNLLKEFLDSSFQDFTRYPNRRSPYTLIDQFKERLDNIHKKTSYPRRKNIGKTVYDIFSLGDDGKNSVISQIRHRYDYRSRHQIDYVDGLPTGYLPIDENSIILSKGNFVVVAARPAMGKTAFAIDIALNLVLEQQKAVGFISLEMSPNQIVERVVSNLSEISCEQLKRGNFSRDVLSKIEDIGKRLQGTHFFICDNKSTDLNALIDQARELKESQGIDALFIDYLQLIGSNKKAENRQNEIAEISRQLRKLAGELQIPVVCLSQLSRKVEDRGDKRPMLSDLRDSGQIEQDADVILFLHRKDYYSQEATKGLSEIIIGKNRHGSVFSTNLKFNSSTGKFSVQKEAW, via the coding sequence ATGATAAAACAATCTGAAGAAGAAAAAGAGCTCTTAGATGTTGAATTTTTTGTTCTAGGACAAGCTGTGAACTATCTGGAACATGCCCATACAGTTGTTCGTAGATTATCAGAGAATCATTTTAAATTAGAAAATCATAAGAACATATTTTTGCTTATACGCGACATATTAAGAGATAGAGATACGATTTCAATCTCTTTGATTTGGGAAGAGATTAAGAGAAGAAATTTAGATAAACGAATGGATGTTTCGTATCTAATACACATGTCTCAAAATGCGGATATACCTATAGATTTAGATCATCATATTGACTTTTTACATGAAAAACACGTTAACAACCTCTTAAAAGAGTTTCTAGATTCATCTTTTCAAGATTTCACAAGGTATCCAAATAGGCGTTCGCCATACACACTTATAGACCAATTCAAAGAGCGTTTAGATAATATTCACAAAAAAACCTCATATCCTAGACGGAAGAATATAGGGAAAACGGTTTATGATATTTTTTCATTAGGCGATGACGGGAAAAATAGTGTTATATCTCAAATACGACATAGATACGACTATAGATCAAGGCACCAAATTGATTATGTTGACGGATTACCTACAGGATATTTACCTATAGACGAGAATAGCATTATATTATCAAAAGGGAATTTTGTTGTTGTTGCTGCAAGACCTGCTATGGGGAAAACTGCTTTTGCTATAGATATAGCTCTTAATCTTGTCCTAGAGCAACAGAAGGCTGTAGGGTTTATTTCATTAGAAATGAGCCCAAATCAGATTGTAGAACGTGTTGTATCAAATTTAAGCGAAATTTCGTGTGAGCAATTAAAAAGAGGTAATTTCTCTAGAGATGTCTTATCCAAAATAGAAGATATCGGTAAAAGACTGCAAGGAACACACTTCTTTATATGCGATAATAAAAGTACGGATTTAAACGCATTAATTGATCAAGCCCGAGAATTAAAAGAAAGTCAGGGTATAGACGCTCTATTCATAGATTATTTACAACTAATAGGCTCTAACAAAAAAGCTGAAAATCGACAGAATGAGATTGCTGAAATCTCAAGGCAGTTGAGAAAACTAGCGGGTGAGTTGCAGATTCCTGTTGTATGTTTATCTCAACTGTCAAGAAAAGTCGAAGATCGTGGGGATAAAAGACCAATGTTATCTGATCTCAGAGACAGCGGTCAGATAGAACAGGATGCGGACGTGATATTGTTCTTACATAGAAAAGATTACTACTCTCAAGAAGCGACAAAAGGACTTTCAGAGATTATAATTGGGAAAAATAGACACGGCTCTGTGTTTTCAACCAACTTAAAATTTAATTCATCTACAGGAAAATTTTCAGTTCAGAAAGAAGCATGGTGA